The following proteins are co-located in the Gossypium hirsutum isolate 1008001.06 chromosome A02, Gossypium_hirsutum_v2.1, whole genome shotgun sequence genome:
- the LOC107955476 gene encoding uncharacterized protein, with product MLRILERVAGPNLGSGGRGSVTERLRSNGAELFRGVVRVAPNVAEYWMEATERIMDDLDFTAEQKFKGAVSQLRDEAYQWWLTGKYVRASYIDARRCKFLNLTQGDRLVAEYEVEFLRLIRYARGMVATKYKHCVQFEDGLKDSLQVLLTPQRERDFSVLVEKVTITEDVKCIERQN from the exons ATGCTAcgaattttggagagggtcgctgggcccaatctAGGATCTGGGGGTCGTgggtcggttacggaacgactccggtccaatggGGCTGAGTTATTCAGGGGTGTCGTGAGAGTAGCCCCTAAcgtggctgagtactggatggaggccacAGAGAGAATTATGGATGACCTGGATTTTACTGCTGAACAAAAGTTTAAGGGGGCTGTTTCTCAGTTACGTGAtgaggcataccagtggtggctcacg GGTAAATATGTGAGGGCTAGCTACATTGATGCCAGGAGGTGTAAGTTCCTTAATCTCACCCAAGGTGACCGtttagtggccgagtatgaggtcgAGTTTTTGAGGTTGATCCGTTATGCGCGAGGCATGGTGGCGACTAAGTATAAGCATTGTGTCCAGTTTGAGGATGGTCTCAAGGACAGTTTGCAAGTTCTGTTaactccgcagagggagcgtgatttctCTGTTCTAGTTGAGAAGGTGACGATCACCGAGGACGTTAAGTGCATTGAGCGCCAAAACTga